Proteins from a genomic interval of Leeia speluncae:
- a CDS encoding thiol-disulfide oxidoreductase DCC family protein — translation MRTPQLTLYYDSNCPLCDLEIQRLSKWDKQQCLAYIDIMAPDFKNDLPGVSFADLDAAIHSRTADGKVLVGIDTFILAYTLVGKRWLVSPLTVQWLRPFWLAAYRWFAKNRNPLSRLLGYRQVPVCDGNVCEKKTIWGWSTRGNPH, via the coding sequence ATGCGCACCCCACAACTGACGCTTTATTATGATTCGAACTGCCCACTGTGTGATCTGGAAATTCAACGTCTATCTAAATGGGACAAACAGCAATGTCTCGCCTATATTGACATTATGGCCCCAGATTTTAAGAACGATCTGCCGGGTGTAAGCTTTGCTGATTTAGATGCCGCCATTCATAGCCGCACTGCCGATGGAAAAGTATTGGTCGGGATAGATACCTTTATTCTGGCCTATACCTTGGTTGGCAAGCGCTGGTTGGTATCGCCTCTCACGGTGCAATGGCTACGCCCATTTTGGCTGGCGGCTTATCGCTGGTTTGCAAAAAATCGCAACCCACTGTCTAGATTACTAGGATATCGACAAGTGCCCGTTTGTGACGGCAACGTCTGCGAAAAGAAAACGATTTGGGGATGGTCTACTCGCGGTAATCCACACTAA
- a CDS encoding GbsR/MarR family transcriptional regulator, which translates to MKLSPTMQKYVLHWGEMGTRWGVNRTVAQLHALLYLSNQPLHAEELQETLGVARSNISNSLKELQSWGLVKVVHVIGDRRDHFVALQDVWEIFRVIMEERKKREIDPTLTIMRECVMDAEKDEDLGAETRQKMENVLQFLEMLTNAYEDFRHIPPSRLQRLIQMGGKVVRFLGGGKASKTSVTD; encoded by the coding sequence ATGAAACTCTCTCCCACCATGCAAAAATATGTTCTCCATTGGGGTGAGATGGGCACGCGCTGGGGGGTCAACCGCACGGTTGCTCAACTACATGCCTTGTTATATCTCAGTAATCAGCCTTTGCATGCTGAAGAGCTGCAAGAAACACTGGGTGTGGCTCGTTCCAATATTAGTAACAGCCTAAAAGAATTGCAAAGCTGGGGGCTAGTGAAAGTGGTGCATGTAATTGGGGATAGGAGAGACCACTTTGTCGCCTTGCAAGATGTATGGGAAATTTTCCGGGTCATTATGGAAGAGCGCAAAAAACGCGAAATTGACCCGACGCTAACCATCATGCGCGAATGCGTCATGGACGCAGAAAAAGATGAAGACCTTGGCGCTGAAACTCGGCAGAAAATGGAAAACGTCCTGCAATTCTTAGAAATGCTGACGAACGCCTATGAAGATTTTCGCCATATACCGCCGTCTCGCCTACAACGGCTGATCCAAATGGGCGGCAAGGTAGTGCGCTTTCTGGGCGGTGGCAAAGCCAGTAAAACATCCGTTACCGATTAA
- a CDS encoding AraC family transcriptional regulator, whose amino-acid sequence MDISPYLFPPEDLAQTESTRTTVLRYHLAWKARDIEAVMALYHPDVTYEDYYQNRILHLPDLREYALQLMPSVPGTSLVHDDRIRVDGDTAFIQYRICVAGDKGLFALRSSEAITVKAEKIWRVREYATLVHENHPPQTADQQTRQPLARLGLNPRLLAFMAQTVEDYLSKQQPYLDPEFRLQTLADATGYTRNQLSYLLNQVFGQTFYQYVNQARLRHVLDLLATLPTASIDRLAFDAGFRSLSVFYTCFRKHTGQTPTAWMQQYSVRTRKEDK is encoded by the coding sequence ATGGATATTTCCCCTTACCTATTTCCGCCAGAGGATCTGGCGCAAACCGAATCTACCCGCACGACTGTGCTGCGTTACCACTTGGCGTGGAAAGCGCGCGACATTGAGGCGGTGATGGCGCTGTATCATCCAGACGTTACTTACGAAGATTATTACCAGAACCGCATCTTGCATTTGCCCGATTTGCGAGAGTACGCATTGCAGCTAATGCCTTCTGTGCCTGGCACGTCTTTAGTTCACGATGATCGTATTCGGGTAGATGGCGATACGGCGTTTATTCAGTACCGCATTTGTGTGGCGGGAGATAAAGGGTTATTTGCATTAAGAAGTAGCGAAGCCATTACCGTAAAAGCGGAGAAGATCTGGCGAGTGCGGGAATACGCCACCCTAGTGCACGAAAACCATCCACCACAAACGGCAGACCAACAAACGCGCCAACCCTTAGCTCGCCTTGGTTTAAACCCGCGCTTGTTAGCCTTTATGGCGCAAACGGTGGAAGATTATCTTAGCAAGCAGCAACCCTATCTCGACCCGGAATTTCGGTTGCAGACCTTGGCAGATGCAACGGGTTATACCCGAAACCAGCTGTCTTATTTGCTAAACCAAGTCTTCGGCCAAACGTTCTACCAATACGTCAATCAAGCGAGGCTTCGCCATGTGCTTGATTTACTTGCCACGCTACCAACCGCCAGTATCGATCGCCTTGCATTTGATGCGGGCTTTCGTTCTTTATCGGTTTTTTATACTTGTTTTCGTAAGCATACCGGCCAGACGCCAACGGCATGGATGCAGCAGTATTCCGTGCGGACACGCAAGGAGGACAAGTAA
- a CDS encoding NAD(P)/FAD-dependent oxidoreductase yields MKSQISFWMTQLDEPLTPRATLTSDITADVVIIGAGYTGLWTAYYLKQQSPDLKVVMVEAEVAGFGASGRNGGWVIGGLLGEERILAKLGADARADMHHILQGLPDEVGRVIQKENIACDFRKGGVIYAAARYPEQEKRMRSWLANLHSLGYTEADYYWLNPSELAEQLIVDRAYGAVFSPNLATIQPAKLVRALARVVEALGVPIYEKSPVTDWQPGVVTTPQAKVTADWVVPAIEGYAATLAPFDRYQLPVQSLMIATEPLSASVWDQIGLNRGQAFSESSRQVTYGQRSADDRMIFGARGGYQFGGKLRTDFHLTTAETELRQYLMGEMFPVLKKANITHRWGGNLGMARRFMPHMLLDRQHQLALSGGYGGEGVAATNLGGRTLADLILGKQTNLTRQPWVRKEGSVYRLSRWEPEPLRWLGYNSIIRSFVHEDQTLANPHAPAWRRKLALAIAGKMESLMC; encoded by the coding sequence ATGAAATCACAGATCAGCTTTTGGATGACCCAATTAGATGAGCCACTAACCCCACGCGCAACGCTCACGAGCGACATCACGGCTGATGTCGTGATTATTGGCGCGGGTTACACCGGCTTGTGGACAGCGTACTACCTAAAGCAGCAATCTCCGGATTTAAAAGTGGTGATGGTTGAAGCTGAAGTCGCTGGCTTTGGTGCTTCTGGACGAAATGGTGGCTGGGTGATTGGCGGCTTACTGGGTGAAGAACGCATTTTGGCCAAACTAGGCGCAGATGCCCGCGCCGATATGCACCATATTCTGCAAGGTCTGCCCGATGAAGTGGGCCGTGTGATTCAAAAGGAAAACATCGCCTGTGATTTCCGTAAAGGCGGTGTGATTTATGCGGCGGCTCGTTATCCAGAACAAGAGAAACGCATGCGCAGTTGGTTAGCCAACCTGCATTCCCTCGGTTATACCGAAGCCGATTATTACTGGCTAAACCCTTCCGAACTCGCCGAACAATTAATCGTCGACCGAGCATATGGCGCGGTTTTCTCCCCCAATTTGGCGACCATCCAACCTGCAAAGCTAGTGCGTGCACTCGCCCGTGTCGTGGAAGCACTGGGGGTACCGATTTATGAAAAATCCCCCGTCACCGATTGGCAACCGGGCGTGGTGACCACACCGCAAGCCAAAGTGACCGCCGATTGGGTTGTGCCTGCCATTGAAGGCTATGCCGCTACCCTTGCACCGTTTGATCGTTACCAATTACCGGTACAAAGCTTAATGATTGCAACCGAGCCACTCTCTGCCAGCGTGTGGGATCAGATTGGTTTAAACCGTGGGCAGGCTTTTTCGGAAAGTAGCCGACAAGTAACCTATGGCCAACGCTCGGCAGACGACCGGATGATTTTTGGTGCGCGCGGCGGGTATCAGTTTGGCGGAAAATTGCGCACCGATTTTCATCTAACCACCGCAGAAACTGAGCTTCGCCAATACCTGATGGGCGAAATGTTCCCTGTACTGAAAAAAGCCAATATCACCCACCGTTGGGGCGGAAATTTAGGCATGGCCCGCCGCTTTATGCCGCACATGTTGTTAGATAGACAGCACCAGCTGGCCTTGTCTGGTGGATATGGTGGTGAAGGCGTGGCGGCGACCAACTTGGGTGGCCGCACCTTGGCCGATCTGATTTTAGGCAAACAAACCAACTTAACTCGCCAACCGTGGGTGAGAAAAGAAGGTAGCGTGTATCGACTATCGCGTTGGGAACCAGAACCCCTGCGCTGGCTGGGCTACAACAGCATTATTCGTAGCTTTGTGCATGAAGATCAAACCCTCGCTAACCCACATGCACCTGCTTGGCGACGCAAATTGGCCTTGGCCATTGCCGGAAAAATGGAAAGCCTAATGTGTTAA
- a CDS encoding cupin domain-containing protein, translating into MSQITHFKATATLDLPETAQVAVPLGEVVSTVATQSVERSDGVETGVWSCTPGRWVRQIMQQEFCHFIEGSCTFTPEGGEPIEIKAGDALMFPANCKGVWDIHTPVRKSYVLIFK; encoded by the coding sequence ATGAGCCAAATTACCCATTTCAAAGCAACAGCCACTCTAGATTTACCAGAAACGGCGCAAGTAGCAGTACCATTGGGTGAGGTTGTTTCTACAGTAGCCACCCAATCGGTAGAAAGGTCTGATGGCGTAGAAACTGGCGTTTGGTCTTGCACGCCAGGCCGCTGGGTGCGTCAGATCATGCAGCAAGAGTTTTGCCACTTTATTGAAGGTAGCTGCACCTTTACCCCTGAAGGCGGCGAACCAATTGAAATTAAAGCCGGAGACGCACTCATGTTCCCTGCCAATTGCAAAGGCGTGTGGGATATTCACACCCCTGTTCGCAAAAGCTATGTGCTTATCTTTAAGTAA
- the yiaY gene encoding L-threonine dehydrogenase, whose protein sequence is MAATTFFIPAVNLMGAGCLEEAIKSIQSLGFKHALIVTDAVLNKIGVAAHVSGLLDKAGVNSVIFDGAKPNPTVGNVEAGLAVLKANQCDFVISLGGGSPHDCAKGIALCATNGGAIADYEGVDRSTKPQLPLVAINTTAGTASEMTRFCIITDEVRHVKMAIVDRNTTPILSVNDPALMVGMPAGLTAATGMDALTHAVEAYVSTAATPITDACALQAIELISGFLRRAVKQGDDMEAREQMAYAQFLAGMAFNNASLGFVHAMAHQLGGFYDLPHGVCNAVLLPHVQAFNAETSAPRLARVGKALGVNVDGLTAEAGAQAAIAAIRQLAADVGIPAGLTALNVKVEDIPVLATNALKDACGLTNPRRATQADIEAIFQTAM, encoded by the coding sequence ATGGCTGCAACTACATTCTTCATCCCTGCGGTAAACCTAATGGGCGCAGGCTGTCTAGAAGAAGCAATTAAATCTATCCAATCTTTAGGTTTCAAACACGCGCTGATCGTTACCGATGCGGTACTCAATAAAATTGGCGTGGCAGCACACGTTAGCGGCTTACTAGACAAAGCCGGCGTGAATTCTGTGATTTTTGATGGTGCAAAACCAAACCCAACCGTGGGTAACGTAGAAGCTGGTTTGGCGGTGCTAAAAGCCAACCAATGTGATTTCGTGATTTCTTTGGGTGGAGGCTCTCCTCATGATTGCGCCAAAGGCATTGCCCTGTGCGCAACCAACGGCGGCGCCATTGCTGATTACGAAGGGGTAGATCGTTCTACCAAACCACAATTACCACTCGTCGCGATTAACACCACCGCCGGTACCGCGAGTGAAATGACCCGCTTCTGCATTATTACGGATGAAGTACGCCACGTAAAAATGGCCATTGTCGATCGTAACACCACCCCGATTTTGTCTGTAAATGACCCAGCACTTATGGTAGGCATGCCTGCTGGTTTAACCGCAGCGACCGGGATGGATGCGCTAACCCACGCCGTAGAAGCTTATGTGTCGACAGCCGCGACCCCGATTACAGATGCGTGTGCGCTACAGGCCATCGAACTGATTAGTGGTTTTCTACGTCGTGCGGTGAAACAAGGCGACGATATGGAAGCGCGTGAGCAAATGGCTTACGCACAGTTCTTGGCAGGGATGGCGTTTAACAATGCATCCCTTGGCTTCGTACATGCCATGGCTCACCAATTGGGTGGATTCTATGATCTACCACACGGTGTATGTAATGCCGTGCTATTACCGCATGTACAAGCATTTAATGCAGAAACGTCAGCCCCACGTTTAGCGCGTGTCGGCAAAGCATTGGGGGTGAATGTTGATGGGCTCACGGCGGAAGCCGGTGCACAAGCTGCCATTGCAGCAATTCGCCAATTAGCGGCAGATGTCGGTATCCCTGCTGGTTTAACTGCGCTGAATGTAAAAGTGGAAGATATCCCTGTACTAGCCACAAACGCACTAAAAGACGCCTGCGGTTTAACCAATCCACGTCGTGCAACGCAAGCAGATATTGAGGCGATTTTCCAAACCGCGATGTAA
- a CDS encoding MHYT domain-containing protein gives MLDQFFVTSPTPSILVLPISYNLLIVLISVAVAICSAVLGMYTVGISQHNRSSLLTQQIAIFGGSCSLGVGIWAMHFIGLLSMDFCAEVSYQLDTTLLSVLPAFFASTIALHLLAKKNPTLTQLVIGGVLIGAGIGTMHYVGMSAIQTAPLLRYDPTWFFLSLVIAVSLAVLAVWVRFDLVNKGRISAKQSIWVSGITLGLAISGMHYASMYGARFIGKPSNIDYHTIEHHLELALIIACAALIVGIVILSGIALYRSRLMKQELSDREQQYRTLIANIPGVAYRCEAVGDWFMIFASDAITQVTGHDKRRFIRRDLSIISIIHPDDIQRVRQTVNDALAAHRSYVVEYRIIHANGGERWISESASGVYNEKHQPIWIDGVMIDITESKLRAAEHEGIVFAMRQALAVAEFDMNGYLLDANENFLTMMGYTLEELRHRHHRMLCHPGEAESQGYLDFWQALNDGHFQSREFCRLAKDAREVWIQAAYNPILNSDGKPWKVVKLAIDLSLRKEMERDLIDARDRAEQASAAKGMFLANMSHEIRTPMNAIIGFTDVLLQSELSNTQRSQLNTVSHAAKSLLGLLNDILDTAKLERGAVELDPDDFSLYDMCNNLISTYALQANNKGIALHLQYDDATPPSIHGDALRIRQIITNLLGNAIKFTEKGSVTLSVKHQPEYFEFAITDTGIGIPEERLERIFSPFTQADASMARRFGGTGLGTTIAHQLITLMNGTIDVTSEMGKGSCFTIRLPLPVAKQGASWHQVEKTHLPCLGILAVDDVPENLELLSLLLSKDGHQVTKARNGKEAIAQYQKGNFDIILMDVQMPEMDGLTATQYIRKWETSIGREGIPIIALTASVLPKDRQDAINAGMNGFATKPIDFPLLQKEMAKVLSLLPNDKSADSTVLSPSASNTIQVIDWDSATARWGDRQLLIKMIHKFLADYSGYSQKILSAAPEDQPALAHKIKGVATNLGLQVVGNIAGEIEHGKLKVADGVLQLEEAIQMVQNIVPAPEMENTSAITPQIDVKACQESLLALKAACKKATIDDAALSQLQSQLPESALRTVTEFLDCFEFDEAEAEIDKLLATCLKAIQ, from the coding sequence ATGTTAGATCAGTTTTTTGTTACATCCCCGACGCCAAGTATTCTGGTTCTGCCGATTAGCTACAATCTATTGATTGTATTGATCTCTGTGGCAGTGGCGATTTGCAGTGCCGTCTTGGGCATGTATACCGTAGGGATTAGCCAGCACAACCGTTCCTCTTTGCTGACCCAGCAGATAGCCATTTTTGGTGGTTCTTGTTCACTGGGGGTTGGCATTTGGGCGATGCACTTCATCGGCTTATTATCGATGGATTTTTGTGCAGAGGTGAGTTATCAACTCGATACAACACTATTGTCTGTGCTTCCCGCCTTTTTCGCTTCTACCATTGCGCTGCATTTACTCGCGAAGAAAAACCCAACCCTTACGCAGTTGGTGATTGGGGGCGTATTGATCGGTGCCGGTATTGGCACCATGCACTATGTGGGGATGTCTGCCATTCAAACCGCCCCGCTTCTCCGCTACGATCCTACTTGGTTTTTTTTATCGCTGGTGATTGCCGTTTCGCTGGCAGTGTTAGCCGTCTGGGTGCGGTTTGATCTCGTCAATAAGGGACGTATCTCTGCTAAACAATCTATTTGGGTAAGTGGAATCACCCTTGGACTGGCCATTTCTGGCATGCACTATGCCAGCATGTATGGGGCAAGGTTTATCGGAAAACCCAGTAATATCGATTATCACACCATCGAACATCACTTAGAACTCGCTTTAATTATCGCGTGCGCTGCCCTAATTGTTGGGATTGTGATACTTTCAGGCATTGCGCTCTATCGCTCACGCCTAATGAAGCAAGAATTAAGTGATAGAGAACAACAGTACCGTACCCTAATTGCTAATATCCCGGGAGTTGCTTATCGCTGTGAAGCGGTCGGCGACTGGTTCATGATCTTTGCCAGCGATGCCATTACCCAAGTCACCGGTCACGATAAGCGCCGTTTTATTAGACGCGATCTATCCATCATCTCGATTATCCACCCGGATGATATTCAAAGAGTTCGCCAAACCGTCAACGACGCCTTAGCCGCTCATCGATCTTACGTAGTGGAATATCGCATTATTCACGCCAATGGCGGTGAACGCTGGATCTCGGAAAGTGCAAGTGGGGTATATAACGAAAAACACCAACCCATTTGGATTGATGGCGTCATGATTGATATTACCGAGAGCAAACTTCGCGCAGCTGAACACGAAGGGATTGTGTTCGCCATGCGGCAAGCCCTAGCAGTGGCCGAGTTTGATATGAATGGCTATTTACTAGATGCCAACGAAAACTTCTTAACCATGATGGGTTACACCCTAGAAGAGCTTCGTCACCGGCATCACCGTATGCTTTGCCACCCAGGCGAAGCAGAAAGCCAAGGGTATCTCGATTTTTGGCAAGCCTTAAACGATGGACATTTCCAAAGCCGTGAGTTTTGTCGCTTAGCAAAAGATGCGCGCGAGGTCTGGATTCAGGCTGCTTACAACCCAATTTTGAATAGCGACGGCAAGCCATGGAAAGTGGTGAAATTGGCAATTGATCTATCTCTTCGCAAAGAAATGGAAAGAGATCTGATTGATGCCAGAGACCGGGCCGAACAAGCATCCGCCGCAAAAGGCATGTTCTTGGCCAACATGAGCCATGAAATCCGTACCCCAATGAATGCCATTATTGGGTTTACTGATGTCTTACTACAGAGTGAACTATCTAACACCCAGCGAAGTCAGCTAAATACCGTTAGCCACGCCGCAAAATCCTTACTCGGCCTACTCAATGATATTTTAGACACCGCCAAACTAGAACGTGGCGCAGTCGAACTAGACCCGGATGATTTCTCGTTATACGACATGTGTAACAATTTAATCAGCACCTATGCCTTACAAGCGAATAACAAAGGAATCGCCTTGCACCTTCAGTATGACGATGCAACGCCCCCCTCGATTCATGGTGATGCGCTCAGAATTCGGCAAATCATCACCAACTTGCTTGGAAATGCGATTAAATTCACAGAAAAAGGCAGTGTGACCTTATCGGTAAAACACCAACCAGAATACTTTGAATTTGCCATTACTGATACCGGGATTGGTATTCCAGAAGAACGGTTAGAACGAATTTTTAGCCCATTTACCCAAGCAGATGCCTCCATGGCCAGACGCTTTGGTGGTACGGGCTTAGGCACAACCATTGCCCATCAGCTGATTACGCTAATGAACGGTACCATTGACGTCACCAGTGAGATGGGCAAAGGTAGTTGCTTTACCATCCGCTTGCCTCTACCAGTGGCAAAACAAGGTGCGAGTTGGCATCAGGTTGAAAAAACCCACCTGCCTTGTTTAGGTATTTTGGCTGTAGACGATGTGCCGGAAAATCTAGAATTACTAAGCCTGCTATTAAGCAAAGATGGTCACCAAGTGACCAAAGCAAGGAATGGGAAAGAAGCGATTGCCCAGTACCAAAAAGGCAACTTCGACATCATTTTAATGGATGTTCAGATGCCAGAGATGGATGGCCTTACCGCTACCCAGTACATCCGAAAATGGGAAACGTCTATTGGAAGAGAAGGCATTCCGATTATTGCGCTGACGGCGAGTGTGTTACCCAAAGATAGGCAAGATGCGATTAATGCGGGGATGAATGGTTTTGCGACCAAGCCTATCGATTTCCCATTACTGCAAAAAGAAATGGCAAAAGTGTTGTCTCTACTCCCGAATGATAAATCGGCAGATAGCACAGTACTTTCTCCTTCTGCAAGCAACACGATTCAAGTGATTGATTGGGATAGTGCCACGGCACGCTGGGGGGATCGTCAATTGCTGATCAAAATGATTCACAAGTTTTTGGCCGATTACAGCGGTTACTCACAAAAAATATTGTCGGCAGCACCAGAAGACCAACCCGCCTTGGCGCACAAAATTAAAGGCGTCGCGACCAATCTTGGTTTACAAGTAGTTGGCAATATCGCTGGCGAAATAGAGCACGGCAAACTCAAGGTGGCAGATGGTGTGCTACAACTAGAAGAGGCCATACAAATGGTGCAAAACATTGTGCCCGCGCCAGAAATGGAAAACACCAGCGCCATTACGCCGCAGATCGATGTAAAAGCATGTCAAGAAAGCCTACTTGCGTTGAAAGCGGCCTGCAAAAAAGCCACCATTGACGATGCCGCACTCAGCCAATTGCAAAGCCAATTACCAGAAAGTGCCTTACGCACAGTCACCGAATTTTTAGATTGCTTTGAGTTTGACGAGGCAGAAGCAGAGATCGACAAACTGCTCGCTACTTGTCTAAAAGCAATCCAGTAG
- a CDS encoding response regulator, with product MNETVQPTLLLVDDEPANLQVLRHILQDQYQLKFARDGEKAIAIATNDLPDLILLDVMMPGMTGLEVCKTLKSNLRTAHIPIIFVTALTDTANEAQGFESGAVDYITKPVSPPIVQARVKNHLSLVHIETLKETRLQIIQRLGRAAEFKDNETGMHVIRMSYFAKELALAAGCSQQYADELLDAAPMHDIGKIGIPDAILQKPGKLDPTEWQIMQTHVDIGATILGDDTSSLLQTASTIAKYHHERWDGNGYPHQLKGEDIPLSARIVAIADVFDALTSVRPYKGAWTVDEALSHIQTEAGKHFDPALVSLFIELKPKLIAIRAKWAD from the coding sequence ATGAATGAAACCGTCCAACCCACCTTGTTACTGGTCGATGATGAGCCCGCCAACTTGCAAGTGTTGCGACACATCTTGCAAGATCAGTATCAACTAAAGTTTGCGCGGGATGGTGAAAAAGCCATTGCCATCGCCACCAATGATTTACCCGATCTCATTTTGTTAGACGTCATGATGCCAGGAATGACCGGGCTAGAAGTATGTAAAACGCTCAAATCGAATCTACGTACTGCCCATATTCCCATTATTTTTGTGACAGCGCTCACCGATACCGCCAACGAAGCGCAAGGCTTTGAAAGTGGCGCGGTAGACTACATCACCAAACCCGTCAGCCCACCGATTGTGCAAGCACGGGTCAAAAACCACCTATCGCTCGTACACATCGAAACCCTAAAAGAAACGCGCTTACAAATTATTCAGCGCCTAGGCCGAGCGGCCGAGTTTAAAGATAACGAAACCGGTATGCACGTCATCCGGATGAGTTACTTTGCCAAAGAATTAGCCCTTGCGGCAGGCTGTAGCCAACAATACGCTGATGAATTACTCGATGCCGCCCCAATGCACGATATTGGCAAAATCGGGATCCCCGATGCCATTTTGCAAAAACCAGGCAAGCTTGATCCTACAGAATGGCAGATTATGCAAACCCACGTGGATATTGGCGCCACGATTTTAGGGGATGACACGTCTTCACTGCTACAAACCGCCAGCACCATTGCTAAATATCACCATGAACGTTGGGATGGCAACGGCTACCCGCATCAATTGAAAGGGGAAGACATCCCCTTATCTGCCAGAATCGTTGCCATTGCCGATGTATTTGATGCACTGACCAGCGTGCGCCCCTATAAAGGTGCTTGGACAGTAGATGAAGCACTAAGCCACATTCAAACAGAAGCCGGTAAGCACTTTGACCCGGCACTAGTTAGCCTCTTTATTGAGCTAAAACCAAAGCTCATCGCCATTCGAGCGAAATGGGCAGACTAA
- a CDS encoding methyl-accepting chemotaxis protein, giving the protein MSNQNEEAILAPVRQQAERIMHITLGVLFLCGLIVGGVTNSWAIAFGIGLPALLIPLLISKLNPGSLASRLAIAAAFMIFSGQFIQQSQGMSEAHFIIFVLLAFLLYFRDWKPIVAAAAVIAVHHLAFNQLQAANTGIIVFNAGSSFHIVLLHALFVVFETAVLVYMAVRQRNEAIEAALVGSIAKEVAAGNLRISSNVSAEQYPLLQSILDMQKQLSTTFAAIKHQSVTVNHTMTELSSHSQIVSQNMEKQTHAANNMHMSIHTLTDTVSHLADEAANASTRAQHSGQAAVEGANVVKAAVNEMGSIAETIRNSAQNVERLGAQSDRVVQVVGLIKEIADQTNLLALNAAIEAARAGEQGRGFAVVADEVRKLAERTGQATQDIGGMMKEILDSKTATLSSIDEAVNRVDRGVELATQAGQSIDAITTSAQEVGNIIAGISTTLRDQNQVTQQIAHQVETVASMANQSNAAVNSNLALGMELERVSTHLSEAVSRFKV; this is encoded by the coding sequence ATGAGCAACCAAAACGAAGAAGCCATATTAGCCCCCGTCCGACAACAGGCCGAACGCATCATGCACATTACCCTAGGGGTTTTATTCCTCTGTGGATTAATTGTCGGTGGTGTCACCAATTCGTGGGCCATTGCTTTTGGGATTGGCTTACCTGCATTACTTATTCCGCTCCTCATCAGCAAACTAAACCCGGGTAGCCTCGCTTCTCGGTTAGCGATTGCTGCGGCGTTTATGATTTTCTCTGGGCAGTTTATTCAGCAAAGCCAAGGGATGAGTGAAGCGCACTTCATCATCTTTGTACTATTGGCTTTCTTACTCTACTTCCGCGATTGGAAACCCATCGTCGCTGCAGCGGCAGTGATTGCTGTGCATCATTTGGCCTTTAATCAGCTGCAAGCCGCTAACACCGGGATCATTGTTTTTAATGCAGGAAGTAGTTTCCATATTGTGCTTCTACATGCATTGTTCGTGGTGTTTGAAACGGCCGTGCTGGTCTACATGGCGGTTCGCCAACGTAATGAAGCCATCGAAGCAGCGCTCGTCGGTAGTATTGCCAAAGAAGTGGCCGCAGGAAACCTACGCATCAGTAGTAATGTGTCTGCAGAACAATATCCGCTGTTGCAATCGATTCTGGATATGCAGAAGCAACTTAGTACCACGTTTGCAGCCATTAAGCATCAATCGGTTACCGTCAACCACACCATGACCGAACTCAGCAGTCATTCGCAAATTGTTAGCCAAAACATGGAAAAACAAACCCATGCCGCAAACAATATGCACATGAGCATTCATACCCTCACCGATACCGTCAGCCATCTGGCCGATGAAGCAGCTAACGCCAGCACACGCGCACAACATTCTGGCCAAGCCGCCGTAGAAGGTGCAAATGTGGTCAAGGCAGCGGTCAATGAAATGGGCAGCATTGCGGAAACCATTCGTAACTCAGCGCAAAACGTCGAGCGCCTCGGTGCACAATCCGATCGCGTGGTACAAGTGGTTGGGCTAATTAAAGAAATTGCCGATCAAACCAATTTGCTTGCACTCAATGCAGCCATCGAAGCCGCCCGGGCCGGTGAACAAGGCAGAGGTTTCGCGGTGGTTGCAGATGAAGTGCGTAAACTAGCCGAACGTACCGGGCAAGCCACCCAAGACATCGGCGGCATGATGAAGGAAATTCTAGATAGTAAAACCGCGACACTTAGCTCCATTGATGAAGCGGTCAACCGGGTAGACAGAGGCGTAGAACTCGCTACCCAAGCCGGGCAATCTATCGATGCCATTACCACCTCTGCACAAGAAGTAGGCAATATCATCGCCGGCATTTCTACTACCTTAAGAGACCAAAATCAGGTCACCCAGCAAATTGCCCATCAGGTAGAAACCGTCGCCTCAATGGCCAACCAAAGTAATGCGGCAGTGAATAGCAACCTCGCACTCGGAATGGAACTAGAACGCGTCTCGACTCATTTGTCCGAAGCGGTTTCTCGTTTTAAAGTGTAA